TAGAAGAAGGGTCTAATGTTCTTGCAGCTATCAGGCCAGAAAATATTATTTTTTCTAATACAATTCAAGATTCATCGGCTAGAAATAGAGTTAAAGGAATTGTTAGAGATATTAAAATAACAGGGCCTGTTGTTAATATTGAAAGTGAAGTTGAA
The Methanobrevibacter oralis DNA segment above includes these coding regions:
- a CDS encoding TOBE domain-containing protein, yielding MCIHLEEGSNVLAAIRPENIIFSNTIQDSSARNRVKGIVRDIKITGPVVNIESEVEGIIFKGLLTKSSYESLEIEIGKEIYLIFKSLNVNVIDRYNTFKIE